GGCCAGACGAAGACCAAACTCGGCAACAGCGAGGTACGGGGCATCGTCGAGAGCGCGATGCACGAGGGGCTTGGCACCTACTTCGAGGAACACCCCGACACCGCCCAGGCCATCGTGATGAAGGCCGTCGAGGCCGCGAAGGCCCGCAAGGCCGCAAAGAAAGCCGAGGAACTCACCCGCCGGAAGTCGGCGCTGGACTCGACCTCCCTGCCGGGGAAACTCGCCGACTGCCAGACCCGCGACCCCGACGAGGCCGAACTGTTCATCGTCGAGGGCGACTCCGCGGGCGGCAGCGCAAAGCAGGCGCGCAACCCCGGGTTCCAGGCGGTCTTGCCCATCCGCGGGAAGGTGCTGAACGTCGAGAAACACCGGCTGGATCGCATCCTCGAGAACGACCAGATCCGGAACATGATCACCGCCATCGGCGCGGGCGTCGGCGACGAGTTCGACGTCGAGGAGGCCCGGTACAAGAAGATCATCATGGCGACCGACGCCGACGTCGACGGCGCGCACATCCGCACCCTGCTGTTGACGTTCTTCTACCGGCACATGCGCCCGCTGCTCGAGGGCGGCTACGTCTACGCGACCAAGCCGCCGCTGTACCGCATCCGTTACCGCGGGGAGACCTACGACGCGATGACCGACGCCGAGCGCGACGAGATCGTCGAAGAGAAGTGCAACGGCAACCCCTCGCAGGTCCAGCGGTTCAAGGGTCTCGGCGAGATGAACCCCGAACAGCTCTGGAGTACGACCATGGACCCGGAAAACCGCATTCTAAAGCAGATCACGGTCGAGGACGCGGCCGCCGCGGACAAGATGTTCTCCGTCCTGATGGGCGACGCGGTGGAGCCGCGAAAGCAGTTCATCAAGGAACACGCCCCCGAGGCGGAGTGGGTGGATATCTAGCATGAGTTCAGACGTACCCGAACCGACGGACGTCGACGCGGCCAGAGTAGAGCACGTCCGCATCGAGGACGAGATGGAGCAGAGCTACATCGACTACGCGATGAGCGTCATCGCGGGTCGGGCCCTCCCGGACGTCCGGGACGGGCTAAAGCCCGTCCACCGCCGCATCCTCTACGCGATGGGCGAGATGGGCGTCACGAGCGGGAGCAGCCACCGCAAGTCGTCCTCGATCGTCGGCGAGACGATGGGCGACTACCACCCCCACGGCGACCAGGCCATCTACGACACGCTCGTCCGGATGGCCCAGGAGTTCTCGATGCGCTATCCGCTGGTCGACGGTCAGGGGAACTTCGGCTCGATGGACGGCGACCCGCCGGCGGCCATGCGGTACACGGAGGCCCGGATGGCCGCCATCGCCGAGGAACTGCTCGAGGACATCGAGAAGGACACGGTCGACTTCCAGTCGAACTACGACGACCGCCTCCAGGAGCCCGGGGTGCTCCCCGCGGCGTTCCCGAACCTGCTGGTCAACGGCTCCTCGGGCATCGCCGTCGGGATGTCGACGAACATCCCGCCGCACAACCTCGGCGAGATCGTCGACGCCACCGTCGAGGTCATCGAGAACCCCGACTGTACCGTCGAGGACCTGATGGAGCACGTGAAGGGGCCGGACTTCCCGACCGGCGCCAACATCGTCGGCCGGGACGCCATCTACTCGGCGTACGCGACCGGCCGGGGACGGCTCCGCGTGCGTGCCGAGTTCGAGGTCGAGGAGTACGACAACGACCGCGAGCGTATCGTCGTCACCGAACTCCCCTACCAGACGAACAAGGCCCGCCTCGTCGAGCGCATCGCCGACGACGTAAACGAGGGCAAGATCGAGGGCATCTCGGACCTGCGCGACGAGTCCGACCGCGACGGCGTCCGCGTCGTCGTCGAACTCAAGCGCGGCGCCAACACCGAGGTCGTCAAGAACCAACTGCTCGAACACCACCTGGAGCGGACGTTCGGCGTCATCAACCTCGCGCTGGTCGACGGCCAGCCGCGGGTGCTCAGCTTAAAGGAGACCCTAGAGGAGTACGTCGCCCACCGCCGCGAGGTGATCCGCCGGCGCAGCGAGTACGACCTCGCCGAGGCCGAAGACCGTGCCCACATCCTCGACGGGCGGCTGAAGGCCCTGGAGAACGTCGAGGACGTGGTCGACCTCATCCGCGACTCCGAGGACCGCGACGCCGCGAAGACGCGCCTGCGCGAGGCGTTCGACTTCTCGGAGGCGCAGGCGAACCACATCGTCCGGATGCAACTCGGTAGCCTCACCTCGATGGAGGCCGCCGAGATCGAGTCCGAGTACGAGGACGTCCAGGCGGAGATCGAGCGCCTCGAACGGATCCTCGGCAGCGAGGAGGAACTGCTCGGGGTCATCAAGGAGGAACTGCTCGACCTCAAGGAGGAGTACGGCGACGAACGCCGCACCTCGATCGTCGAGGACGAGGGGACGGTCACCCACGAGGACCTCATCCCCGAGGAGGACGTCGTCGTCGTCACGACCGAGGACGACTACGTCAAGCGGATGCCCCTCGCCCAGTTCGAGGCGCAGGGCCGCGGCGGCAAGGGGATCATCGGCGCCGACGTCAAGGAGGACGACCGCGTCGCGACGGCCTTCAGGGCGAACACCCACGACTACCTGCTCTGTTTCACGAACCACGGACAGGTCTACCGGCTGAAGGCCTACGAGATCCCCGAGATGGGCCGGACCGCCCGCGGGAAGTCCGCGGTCAACATCCTCGATCTGGACCCGGGCGAGGACATCACGGCCATCGTCGACACGGACGCCCTGGACGGCGACGAGTACGTGACGATGGTCACCCGCAACGGCTACGTCAAGCGGACGGCGGGCGAGGAGTTCGAGAACATCCTCTCGACGGGGATCATCGCCGCCTCGCTCGAGGACGGCGACGAACTCGTCGACGTCGAGGTCACCGACGGGACCAGAGACCTCGTGATCGCGACCGAACAGGGGATGACGATCCGCTTCGACGAAAGCGAGGTGCGTCCGATGGGGCGCAACGCCCGCGGCGTCAACGGCATCAAACTCGAAGGCGACGACGCCGTCGCCGGCCTCGTCGCGACCGACGAGGGCGACGACCGCGCGCTGCTGACGGTCACCCACAACGGCTACGCCAAACGGACGCTCCTCTCGGAGTACCGCACGCAGTCGCGGTACGGCAAGGGCCTGATCGACATCAAGACGAACGAGCGAAACGGCCCCGTGACGGCCGTGAAGGCCGTCACCGAGGACGATCACCTCGTCGTGATGAGCGAACGCGGGCAGATCATGCGCACGCGCGCCGGCGAAATCTCGACGGTCGGCCGGAACACGATGGGCGTGACGCTGATGGACGTCGAGTCGGGCGACGCGGTCGCCAGCGTCGACGTCGTCCCCGACACGTCGGACGACGCGTAGAGACGCTCCGGGTCGGCGCGTTTCGTTCGCGACGCGAATCGAGACGGGAGTCGAGAGACGAGACGGAAACTCAGTGTTCCGGCTCCTCGGCCGGTGCGATCATCGCGTCGATCCGCAGAATGAGGATGTTGTTCGTGTCGTCCTTGCCGTCGAGGGTGCCCTCGATGACGAGTTTCGACAGCGGCGTCGGGCCGACGGTGACGGAGTCGCCCTCGTGGATGTCGTTCGTCGGGCCCTGAATGTGTACCTCCGCCCGGCAGAGTTCGGGGTGGTGGACGCTCGAGAGGTCGATCTCCTCGACGATGACGCCCTCTACTGATTCGCCCTCGTGTTCGAGGGGGACGGCGGCCGGGTCGTCCATCTGCTGGATTTCGAGGGCCTCGTAGGCGGCCGCGGTCGGCTTGTAGCCGCCCTTGGGGCCGGGGACGCCCTCGACCAACTGGAGCGCCTTCAGGCTCTGCATCTGGTTTCGAATCGTCCCCGGGTTCCGGTCGACCTGTTCGGCGATGTCCTCGCCTTTGATCGCGTCCTCGGAGTCGGAGTGGAGATTCGTCAATGCGCGCAAAATTTTCTTCTGACTTGGAGTGAGTTCGATCGATGACATGGGGAATCCTTCGTAGTTGATTTCCTTAAATGGGATGGTCGATTTCCTTAAATGGGATGTATCGAACGGGCGATCCCTTCGAATTTGACGGTTACTCCGGGAGTAGTAAGTAGTTGTCTTTCCCGGCGGCCGGTCAGTGTTCGATCTCTGCGGGGGCGGCGACGCGGACGTGGCGGGCGACCCCCTCCGGGAGCGAGACGGGGTCGTCGTGGCCGCTCGCACGAGCGGTCACCATCCCGAAGGGGGCGACCTCGAGGATTTCGAGTTCGACGCCGGGTTCGACGCCGTGGTCGGCGAGGTACGAGAGGATCTCGGGGTCGCGGTCGGCGACCTCCTCGACGATCACGACGTCGCCCTCGTCGAACTCGACGATCGACTCGCCGGCGGGGGCCGCCGGCGGTTCGAGGTCGGCGCCGGGGATCGGCGAGCCGTGGGGGTCGACCTCCGGGTCCCCGAGGGCGGCGGCGACCCGGGCCTCGAAGTCCTCGCTGATGTGATGTTCGAGGCGGTCGGCCTCCTCGTGGACCTCCGCCCAGTCGTAGTCGAGGTGTTCGGTGAGGTACGCCTCCAGCAGACGGTGGTGGCGGATCACTTCGAGGGCGACGGTCTCGCCCTCGTCGGTCAGCGTCGCGCCGCGGTACTTCTCGCGGTCGACCAGCCCCCGCTCCTCGAGTTTGTCGAGCATGCTGGTGACGGTCGGCGACGTGACGTCGAGTTCGGCGGCGATCTCGGAGGTTCCGATCCGTTCGTCGCGGCCCCGCTGGAGCTGATAGATCGCCTTCAGGTAGTCTTCCATCACGTCGCTCAGCATCATTTCGTCGGGATTTAGAGACGTCTAACCCTAAGTGTTGCGTCGTCCCGAACCCGCCGGAAATCGGCCCGCTCGCCCCCTCGAACCTGCCCGTGACAACTGTGCACACGCCGATCGGGGTTTCAACACCTTTGTATCGGAGTGATTCTGACAGTGCCGTATGACCGAGAACGTCGTCGTCCTGGGCGCCGGATACGCCGGCGCCGGGGCGGTCACGAAGCTCCAGTCGGAACTGGATGGCACCGCGCGGCTGACCTGGATCTCCGATACCGACTACCACCTCGTCCTCCACGAAGCCCACCGCGTGATCCGTGACCCCGCCGTCCGGTCCGACATCACCATCCCGGTCCACGACATCGCCGACCCGGCGACCCGCTTCATCCAGGACCGCGTCGTCGACCTCGACGTCGACGAGCGGGTCGTCGAACTCGAAGACGGCGAGGACGTCGAGTACGACTACGTCCTCGTCGCGCTCGGCAGCCAGACCGCCTACTACGGCATCCCCGGCCTCGAAGAGTACTCCCTGACGCTCAAGAGTCTCGACGACGCCCTCGAGATCCACGAGGCGATCGAGGCGGCGAGCCGCGACGCCACCCGCGGCGAACCCGCCCAGGTCGTCGTCGGCGGCGCCGGCCTCTCGGGCATCCAGACCGCCGGCGAGGTCGCCGAGTTCCGCGACGCACACCGCGCGCCCATCGAGATCCACCTCGTCGAGGCCCTCGAAGAGATCTTCCCCGGCAACGACCCCGAGATTCAGGCCGCGCTGCGCGACCTCCTCGAAGACGCGGGCGTCACGATCCACACCGACGACCCGATCACCGAGGCCGAGGAGGGCGTCATCCACTTCGACGAGGGCGACCCCCTCGAGTACGACGTGCTCGTCTGGACCGGCGGCATCACCGGCCGCGACGCGCTCGACTCCGCCGACCTCGACAAGCAGCACAACCGCGTCGAGGCGGAGGCGAACTTCCAGACCTCCGACGAACGCGTCTTCGCCATCGGCGACTCGGCGATCGTCGACCAGGGCGACCAGCCCGCGCCGCCGACCGCCCAGGCCGCCTGGCAGGCCGCCGAGGTCGCCGGCGAGAACATCTCGCGGGCCATCCAGAACCGGCCCCTGGTCACGTGGGAACACGAGGACAAGGGGACCGTCGTCTCCGTCGGCGAGGAGGCCGTCGCCCACGGCGTCAAGCCCGCCCTCGGCGTCTCCCTCCCCGTCACCACCTTCGGCGGCTTCCCCGCGAAGAACCTGAAGAAGCTCATCGCCGCCCGCTGGATCGCCGACCTCACCTCCTGGAACCGCGCGCGCAAGGCCTGGCCGTCGCTGTAGCGCCGGGAAGTCGCTGCCGCGGACGCGGCGACCGCCGCTTCCCCGGGGCGACCCGCCGATTCGTCGGGCCGTCGACTCGTCGCCCGTCGCCGATCACGTCGATCAGCCGAAGTCCGCCTGCGACGTGATCGGGTCCGTCTCGATCAACGCCTCGTCGCTGTACGCGCCCAGATTTTCCCGCAGTCGGTCGACGTCGAACGGGTCTCCGTGGGCCGGATAGACCGTCTCGGCACTGCTGTCGAGGATCTTCCGCCAGCTCTCGTAGTACCGGTCGACGTCGGCGATGAAGATCGTGTGGTACTTGATTCCCGCCCAGAGCGGCCTGCTCATCGCCGCGTCGCCACAGAAGAGCGTACCGTCGTCGAGCAGGACGGAGATCGAGTCGGGGGTGTGTCCCGGCGTGTGAAGGATCGTCCCGTCGATTCCCAGTTCGCCCAACAGCCGATCGTCGTCGCCGTCGACCAGCAGATCGTCGTCGCGAAGCGCCACCGGCGGAAAGGTCAGGTCCCACTCGGGGACGAGCCACGATCGGAGTTTCGCGAGGTAGTAGACCCGCCTGTTCAACAGCCCGCCGCCGGACCTGTCGTTCTCGCCGGCCCGGAGCAGTTCGTCGGCGGCTTCGTGAGCGATCACGGTCACGCCGTCGAGCAGTTCGTTCGCGAAGCCGACGTGGTCGTCGTGGTGGTGGGTCAAGAGCAGGTACTCGATCTCCGCGACGTCGACGCCGACGTCCGCGAGTTGCTCTACGAAGCTCCGGTACTCCCACTCGTACCCGGTATCGATCAACAGGTATCCCTCGTCGGCGTCGAGCAGGTAACAGTTGGTCGATCCCGGGGATAGCGTGATCCACCGCTCCCCCTGCGTCGCGTCGTCAGTCACTGTTCGTCACCCCCTGTACGCGGGAACAGCACGGTCAGCACCGCCAGCAGGGCGAGCGAGCCGGTTAGCCCGGCACCGGTCAGCGCGGGGTATCGGCATCGGAAGGCGCCCGGGTTCGCGCTACGGCCCTCGCGCCTCCGGGCCGGCGTCGGCGTCCGACACGTCACCGGCGATTCTCCCGAACCCGAGCCGCCGGCCGACGCCTCGCTCTCCACCGTGCAGGTGACGGATGGTCGAGACGAACGACCCATGTCGGAGCGTCCGTCCACGCGCCACAAACCATGGCGCTAAATTTCCCACTGGGCGAGAATCGCTGGTCACGATTGCCCTCCACGGCCCGCCGTTCGAGACGGGCGTCCCAACGCGACGAGATCCGCTCAGGTGGCCGCTGACCGTCCTCGGCGGGACACTGGTCCTGCTGGCGAGGCGTTTCACCGGTCAGGCGTACCGCCGTTGACCGACTACCACAGAGGTCTCGGGATAACCGTCGGCGGAACGCGTCGCTCACCGCCGACCAGTTCGCGGGTACAGCGCCGTCAGCGCCAGCAGCACCGCCACGGCCGACAGCGCGACCCCCAGCCAGTCGGCGAACACCGGCAGAAAGTAGGCCACGGTCTCCCGGCCGAGCCCCCACCACAGGCCGAGCGTCGCGACGGCGAGGCCGCCGAGGAGCGCGCGGGCGGGCCGGTCGCGCTCCGACAGCGGGTCGAACGAGCGCGTGCGGCTGAACCGGCCGTAGCCGAGTCGCGCGGCGAGGCCGACGGCGACGCCCCCGAGGATCCAGACCGGCAGCCGGATCCACCGCACCGCGCTGGCGATGGCGGGCGAGGGCAGCCCGCGCCGGTCCGCCCACGCGCGGACCACGTCGGCGATGAGCTGGACGCTCCGCTCGCTGTTGGTGAGGATCACGATGCCGTCGCCCGTCGCGGGGACGGCGTGGAACCAGCTCCACGAGCCGGTGCCCTGGCCGCCGTTCATCACCGCCAGTTCACCGTTCGAGAGGGTCTCCGCGAAGTGACCCAGGCCGGCGCCGTCGGTCGCCAGTTCGTAGAAGCCCGTCGTCTCGACGGCCGGGTCGTGTATTTCGGCGACGCTCTCCGGTTCGAGCACGCCCCGGCCCGGCGGTTCGCCGTCGGTCCCCTCCGTCCCGGCGGCGACGAAGCGGGCGACGTCCGCGGCGGTCGCGTACAGCATCCCCTGCGCCCTGACGGGTTCGCGGTACTGGGGCACCGGCGTCCCGTCGACGAGGTGCTCGGCGGCCAGTTCCGCCTCGATCCGGTCGTCCCAGACGAACGTGGCCCCGTCCATCCCGAGCGGTTCGAGGATCGCCTCGCGCATGTACGCCGCGAAGTCGCGGCCCGTGACGTCCTCGATCAGCAGTTCGAGCAGCCCGTACCCGGGGTTCGCGTAGCGAAACGACCCGGGTTCGTCGGTCGGCCGCGCGGCCGGCGCACCCGCCTCGCCGGAGAGGGCCTCCCGGAGCGAGGGGGGCTCCTCGTCCGGCGGGACCTTCTCGTAGCCCCCCGCCGGCAGCCCGGCGCTGTGATTGAGCAACCGTCGCACGGTCACCCCCTCCCACGGGAACTCGGCGTCCGGGAGTTCCCAGCCCGTCACGTGGCGCCCGACCGGATCGTCGAGGGCGACCTCGCCGCGCTCGACCAGTTTCAGCACGCCCCACGCGGTGACCGACTTCGTGATCGACTGTACCCGGCAGGGCGTGTCGACGGTCATCGCCCGCCCCGCCGCGGGGTCGGCCTCGCCGTACGCGCCGGCCCACGTCGGGTCGCCGCCCTCGACGAGGGCGACGCTCGCCCCGGGGACGTCGTAGCGGTCGAGCAACTCCGGGACGTACTCGTCGAGGTAGTCGGGCAGCGAGTCGCCATCGCCCTCACCGCCGGGTCCGAGGTCGAGACGCCCGGCGAGCGCGCCCGTCAGCCCGGCGCCGGCCGCCGCGAGGTAGCCGCGGCGGGTCGCGGCCGGTCCCACGTCAGGACCCCTCCCCCGGGCCGCCGGCGGCGACGTCGCCCGGGACCTCGTCGAGAGTCGCCTGTCGACCGCTGGACGTCCGGCCGCGGCGCTCCCGGAACGCGTCGCGGAGGCCGAGCGCGAGCGCCCCGAGGCCGAGCAGGAACGCGACGAACTCGAGGAGGCCGCCGAGGAAGGGGACGGCCCCGAGGACGGCGAACCCGACGAGGCCGACCGCGAGCGCGAGCCACCGGTTCTCCCGGTCGGCCAGCCCCAGCGCCCACGCGCCGACGGCGTACTGGCCGTAGACGACCGCGACCCAGACCGCGAGCGCGAAGCCGAACGCGCCGAGGACGGTCAGCGGGATGCCGACGACCGTAAGCGCCACCAACACCAGCGCGACCGGGACGCCGATCAGCGTCAGGACGCCGACGCCGCCGGACGTGACCGGATCGTCGGCCACGCGGGACGCGACGCCGGACGAGAACGAGGGGAAGACCGCGAGCAGGACCGCGCCGAGCAGGAGGCTGGCGACGAGTTCGTAGCCGGTCACCAGCCACGGGGGGACCGTAAAGACCTCGACGGTGCCGACGCCGTTCCCGCCGAGGCTCGCGTCGTGGACGACGCCGCCGCCGACGCTCGCCGCGGGGTCCTCGGTGAACTCGCCCGCGTCGTAGCGGAACTCGCCGGCGACGTCCGCGTTCGGCCCCAGAACGATCGTCTCGGCGCCGGCGCGGACGTCGCCGTCGACCGCCCCGTCGACGGAGAGGTAGCCCGCGCCGACCGCGAGGTCGCCGCCGATCCGGGCGGTCTCGCCCACCTCGACGTGGCCGGCGCCGGCGCTGACGTCGCCGGTCACCGTCCCGTCGACGCGGACGCTCCCCGCGGCGACCTCGACCGCCCCGTCGACGGTGCCGCCCTCGGCGACGTGGACGGTACCGGCGACCCCCGCGACGTCGCCCGAAACCGTGCCGCGGACGACGATCGATCCCGCGACGCCCTCGATGCCGTCGGACGTCTCCCCCTCCTCCACGACGACCGTCCCGAACCCGCTCTGGATCGGCCCCGCGGCGACGACGCCGGTCCCGGCGGAGAGCAACAGCACTGCGACGACGACGAGCACGACCGCTCGCCGTCCCGTCTCGATGTCCGTGAAACTCATACTGAAAGTTCGCGCAGGTTTCAGAAATCTACGCCGGCCGGTTCTCGAACGGCGGGAATCAGCGGTCGCTCGCCGGGTCGGTCTCCCCGCCGTCGAGCCCCACCGCGTCGCGCTCGACGCGCGTTCCCATCGGCCGCGCCGGGACGCCGGCGACGGTCTCGCCCGGCGGGACGTCGCGGGTGACGAGCGAGTTCGCCGCGACGCTCGCCCCCTCGCCGACCTCGACGCCCGGGAGGAGTATCGCCCCGGCGCCGATCATCGCCCGCTCGCCGATCACGACCTCGCCGGTTCGGTACTCGTCCTGGAGGAACTCGTGACAGAGGATCGTCGCGTCGTAGCCGACGATGGCGTGGTCGCGGACCGTGATCAGGTCCGGCCAGAAGACGTCCGGGGTCGCCTCGAGCCCCCACGAGACGCCCTCGCCGACCGTCATCCCGAGCCGGCGCATGAGCCAGCGTTTGAGCCGCAGGCTCGGCGAGATGCGCACGAGCCAGACGACGACGTAGTTGATCGCCACCCGCAGCGGGTGCCGCGCGCTCGTCCAGTGGGCCAGCGAGTTGCCCCGTCCCGGGGTCGGGTGGGCGGTCACGCGGTCGTGTCGGGAGTCGGCGTCGTCGGTCACTGCAGGGCGGTTGGGCGGCGGTCTACAAGAAACCACGCGACGGTCGCACGCGCCGAGTCAGTCCCCGCGAAGCTCCTCGACGTGGTCGATCCGCCGCCGGACGAGGTCGGCCGTGCCGATGTCGTGACGCACGTGCAGGCCCTCCTCGCCGGCGACCGCGAGGGCGTCCTCGGCGATTTCCTCGGCCTCGGTGATCGAGTCGGCGACGCCGACGACGGCGAACGACCGCGAGGTCGTCGTGTAGATGCCGTCGTCGCGCTCGTCGACGCTGGCGTAGAAGAGCAGGGCGTCGCCGGCGCTCTCTCGCGGCTCGTCGCCGCTCGAATCGTCCGTGGCGCGGGCCGCCCGCGCCACGCTCTCCTCGTCCACCTCGACTTTCGCCCCAGCCGTCGGGTCCGTCGGGTACCCCTCGGGGACCGCGTACTTGCAGACCGTCGCCATCGGGGCGAACTCGGGTTCGGGCAGGGGGTCGCCCTCGCGGGCGGCGACGAGCACGTCGAGGAAGTCCGTTTCGAGGACGGGCAGGGTGTTCATCGCCTCGGGGTCGCCAAAGCGGGCGTTGAACTCGACGACCTTCGGCCCCTCGGCGGTGAGCATGAACTGGCCGTAGAGGATGCCGCGGTAGCCGTCGAGCGCGTCCACGGTGGCCTCGATTATCTCGACGGCCGCCTCGTAGTCGGCCGCGGTCATGAAAGGCAGTTCGCGCGCGGCGTCGCTGTACGAGCCCATGCCGCCGGTGTTGGGCCCCTCGTCGCCCTCGTAGGCGCGCTTGTGGTCCTGGACGGCCGGCGCCGTGCGGACCTCGCCGTTTGCGACGAACGCCTGCACCGTGAACTCCTCGCCGACCAGCCGCTCCTCCAGGACGAGCCGGTCGTAGCCCGACTCGCGGATGTACGCCTTGCCCTCCTCGGCGGTGACCTGATCGCCGATCACCTTCACGCCCTTGCCGCCGGTGAGGCCGGCGGGTTTGATCGCGAGGTCGCCGTCGTACGCGTCGACGTACTCGCAGGCGGCCTCGGGGTCGTCGAAGACCGCGAAGTCCGGACAGCCGGGGACGTCGTGTTCGGCCATGAACTCCCGCTGGAAGGACTTGTCCGTCTCGATGCGGGCCTCGGCCCGTCGCGGGCCGAACGCGTAGATGTCCGCGTCTTCGAGCGCGTCGACGACGCCCGCCGCGAGCGGCGCCTCGGGGCCGACGACCGCGAGGGTCGCCTCGATCGCCTCGGCGTAGTCGACGACCGCCTCCGGGTCCGTCGTCTCGACCGTCTCGAACTCCGCGGCGAGTCGGGCGATGCCGGGGTTGCGGTTGCCCGCGCAGGCGTACAGCTCCGCCTCGCCGTCGCCGCCGGCGAGCGCCCGCGCGATGGCGTGTTCGCGCCCGCCCCCGCCGATCAGTAGCACGCGTTCGCGCATGGTCGGTATCGGAACGCACGAAAGTGTAAACCTTGCTGTTTCTCTACCCGAGGGTGTACACGTTCGTGGGTAGGCGTGCGGGCGGCGCGGCCGGCGCCGGTCCGAGCGAGCGATCCCCTACGGCTCGCAGACGATCGCTTCGACCGGCTCGGTCGGCCGGAGCGTGATCACGGGCCGAAGCGAGAGTTCGCTGGCGAGCGGTTCGAGGTCCCACCGCGGGGCGAGCGTCGCGAGGACGACCTGCGCCTCGACGGTCGCGAACCGGTGGCCGAGGCAGTGACGCGGCCCGCCGCCGAACGGGAAGTAGGCGTACTCCGGGCGGTCGGGGTCGTCGTCGAGCCAGCGTTCGGGCCGGAACGACTCGGGGTCGTCCCACCAGCGACCGTCGCGGTGGACGATCCACTGGGGCAGGAACACCGGCTCCCCGGCCGGGACGACGTAGCCGTCGAACGTCACGTCCTCGGTCGGCTCCCGGGCGGTGGCGTGGGTCGGCGGGTACAGCCGCAGCGCCTCGGAGACGACCGCCCCCGTGTACTCGAGGTCGGACAGGTCCGCCAGGGTCGGCGGCTCGCCGTCGAGGGCGTCGAGTTCCTCGCGAAGCCGCGCCGCCGCGTCCGGGTTCGTGCCGAGCAGGTGCCACGCGTAGGTCAGCGCCAGCGCGGTGGTGTCGTGGCCCGCAGCCAGCAGCGTGACGACCTCGTCGCGGACCCCCTCGTCGGACATCCCCTCGCCGCGCTCGTCCTCGGCGACGAGCAGCGTCGAGAGCAGGTCGTCGCGGTCGGCCGCCGTCTCGCGTCGGGACTCGATCAGCGCGGAGACGATCTCGTCGAGGCGCTCGCGCCCGCGCTCGAACCGCCGGTTCGCCGGCGTCGGGAGCCAGCCGGGCAGCCACATGTTCGCCCCCTCGAACCGGCCCATCGCCATCGTGAACGCCTCGCGGATCTCCGCTTCGAGCGCGCCGAGGTCGGTGCCGAACAGCGACCGGACGAGGACCGAGAGGGTGAGCCGGCGCATCTCCTCGGTGACGTCGATCGTCTCCCCGCGTTCCCACTCCTCGGCCGTCGCCGCGGCGCGCTCGCCCATGATCTCGGCGTAGGTCGCGATCCGGTCGGGCCGGAACGCCGGCTGCATCCGCGTGCGCTGTCGCCGCCAGTACTCGCCGTCGCTCACGACCAGCCCGTTCCCGAAGAGCGGTTCCAGCCGCCCCTGTCCCAGTTCGGCCTTGCGGAACCGGTGGTCCTCGGTGACGAGCACCCGCTCGACGTGCTCGGGGTGGACGAGCATGTGCGAGTCGGCCGTGCCGACGTTCGTCGCCACCACGTCGCCGTACTCCTCGGCGCAGCGCTCGACGAACCCCAGCGGGTCGCGCAGGTACCGGTGGAGGTTCCCGACGGCCGGCAGTCCGTCCGGGCCGGGCGCCCGACGGCCGATCTCGCCTCGCGCGTCGGGGGTGGCGTCGGAGGCCATCGGTCGACGCTCCGACGGCCAGGTCCATTGCGTTTTCCG
The Salinilacihabitans rarus DNA segment above includes these coding regions:
- a CDS encoding serine hydrolase domain-containing protein is translated as MGPAATRRGYLAAAGAGLTGALAGRLDLGPGGEGDGDSLPDYLDEYVPELLDRYDVPGASVALVEGGDPTWAGAYGEADPAAGRAMTVDTPCRVQSITKSVTAWGVLKLVERGEVALDDPVGRHVTGWELPDAEFPWEGVTVRRLLNHSAGLPAGGYEKVPPDEEPPSLREALSGEAGAPAARPTDEPGSFRYANPGYGLLELLIEDVTGRDFAAYMREAILEPLGMDGATFVWDDRIEAELAAEHLVDGTPVPQYREPVRAQGMLYATAADVARFVAAGTEGTDGEPPGRGVLEPESVAEIHDPAVETTGFYELATDGAGLGHFAETLSNGELAVMNGGQGTGSWSWFHAVPATGDGIVILTNSERSVQLIADVVRAWADRRGLPSPAIASAVRWIRLPVWILGGVAVGLAARLGYGRFSRTRSFDPLSERDRPARALLGGLAVATLGLWWGLGRETVAYFLPVFADWLGVALSAVAVLLALTALYPRTGRR
- a CDS encoding bactofilin family protein is translated as MSFTDIETGRRAVVLVVVAVLLLSAGTGVVAAGPIQSGFGTVVVEEGETSDGIEGVAGSIVVRGTVSGDVAGVAGTVHVAEGGTVDGAVEVAAGSVRVDGTVTGDVSAGAGHVEVGETARIGGDLAVGAGYLSVDGAVDGDVRAGAETIVLGPNADVAGEFRYDAGEFTEDPAASVGGGVVHDASLGGNGVGTVEVFTVPPWLVTGYELVASLLLGAVLLAVFPSFSSGVASRVADDPVTSGGVGVLTLIGVPVALVLVALTVVGIPLTVLGAFGFALAVWVAVVYGQYAVGAWALGLADRENRWLALAVGLVGFAVLGAVPFLGGLLEFVAFLLGLGALALGLRDAFRERRGRTSSGRQATLDEVPGDVAAGGPGEGS
- a CDS encoding acyltransferase, yielding MTDDADSRHDRVTAHPTPGRGNSLAHWTSARHPLRVAINYVVVWLVRISPSLRLKRWLMRRLGMTVGEGVSWGLEATPDVFWPDLITVRDHAIVGYDATILCHEFLQDEYRTGEVVIGERAMIGAGAILLPGVEVGEGASVAANSLVTRDVPPGETVAGVPARPMGTRVERDAVGLDGGETDPASDR
- the purD gene encoding phosphoribosylamine--glycine ligase, with protein sequence MRERVLLIGGGGREHAIARALAGGDGEAELYACAGNRNPGIARLAAEFETVETTDPEAVVDYAEAIEATLAVVGPEAPLAAGVVDALEDADIYAFGPRRAEARIETDKSFQREFMAEHDVPGCPDFAVFDDPEAACEYVDAYDGDLAIKPAGLTGGKGVKVIGDQVTAEEGKAYIRESGYDRLVLEERLVGEEFTVQAFVANGEVRTAPAVQDHKRAYEGDEGPNTGGMGSYSDAARELPFMTAADYEAAVEIIEATVDALDGYRGILYGQFMLTAEGPKVVEFNARFGDPEAMNTLPVLETDFLDVLVAAREGDPLPEPEFAPMATVCKYAVPEGYPTDPTAGAKVEVDEESVARAARATDDSSGDEPRESAGDALLFYASVDERDDGIYTTTSRSFAVVGVADSITEAEEIAEDALAVAGEEGLHVRHDIGTADLVRRRIDHVEELRGD
- a CDS encoding cytochrome P450 encodes the protein MASDATPDARGEIGRRAPGPDGLPAVGNLHRYLRDPLGFVERCAEEYGDVVATNVGTADSHMLVHPEHVERVLVTEDHRFRKAELGQGRLEPLFGNGLVVSDGEYWRRQRTRMQPAFRPDRIATYAEIMGERAAATAEEWERGETIDVTEEMRRLTLSVLVRSLFGTDLGALEAEIREAFTMAMGRFEGANMWLPGWLPTPANRRFERGRERLDEIVSALIESRRETAADRDDLLSTLLVAEDERGEGMSDEGVRDEVVTLLAAGHDTTALALTYAWHLLGTNPDAAARLREELDALDGEPPTLADLSDLEYTGAVVSEALRLYPPTHATAREPTEDVTFDGYVVPAGEPVFLPQWIVHRDGRWWDDPESFRPERWLDDDPDRPEYAYFPFGGGPRHCLGHRFATVEAQVVLATLAPRWDLEPLASELSLRPVITLRPTEPVEAIVCEP